Proteins encoded together in one Telopea speciosissima isolate NSW1024214 ecotype Mountain lineage chromosome 6, Tspe_v1, whole genome shotgun sequence window:
- the LOC122664652 gene encoding potassium transporter 7-like isoform X2, translating to MAEWKTRSKQALLLTYQSFGVVYGDLSTSPLYVYKSTFSGRMFKHQTEDAIFGAFSLIFWTLTLIPLLKYIVLVLSADDNGEGGTFALYTLLCRHSKFSLLPNQQTADEELSAYYYKGHLNRNVAPSSFRRFLEKHKKSRTSLLIIVLFGACMVIGDGVLTPAISVLSSVSGVQLQAKNLPDGMVLVIACVVLVGLFALQHRGTQKVAFMFAPVVILWLFSIAVIGIYNTVKWNPKIWRALSPHYIYMFFRVAGKDGWYSLGGILLCMTGTEAMFADLGHFTTSSIRVGFSCVIYPCLLLQYMGQAAFISKNFSAIPISFYASIPRPLFWPVFVLATLAAIVASQSVISATFSIIKQCQALGCFPRVKIVHTSRQIYGRIYIPEINWILMVLTLAVTIGFQDTNLIGNAYGIACSTVMFVTTCLMVLVIIFVWQKNFLFALGFFLFFGFIELTYVVFAYVKVSEGGWVPLVLSTIFLVVMYVWHYGTRRKYLFDLQNKVSMKWILALGPSLGIVRVPGIGLIYTELVTGVPSIFSHFVTNLPAFHQVIVFVCVKSVPVPYVSADERYLIGRIGPKSYRMYRCIVRYGYKDVWKDEDDFENNLMMSIAEFIQLEAEGSDISEGSGDGRMAVVRASEKFGTRLVMLDCNENSINNEDTISTARSSKSATLQNLQSLYEQESPQPSQRRCVQFDIPQGEYIDPQVKEELLELVEARNVGIAYIMGHSYIKARRSSSFLKKLAIDVLYSFLRKNCRRPAVALNIPHISLIEVGMIYHV from the exons ATG GCTGAGTGGAAGACCCGATCAAAGCAAGCTCTTCTATTAACATATCAGAGTTTTGGTGTAGTATATGGTGATCTAAGCACTTCTCCACTTTATGTTTATAAAAGTACATTTTCTGGGAGAATGTTCAAACATCAGACTGAAGATGCAATATTTGGGGCGTTTTCCTTAATATTTTGGACTTTAACACTGATTCCATTGTTAAAATACATTGTCCTCGTGTTGAGTGCAGATGATAATGGTGAAG GTGGAACATTTGCTCTATACACACTTCTGTGTAGACATTCAAAGTTCAGTTTGCTTCCTAATCAGCAAACAGCTGATGAGGAGCTCTCCGCATATTATTATAAGGGTCACTTGAATAGGAATGTGGCTCCATCTTCATTTAGAAGATTTCTTGAGAAGCATAAAAAGTCGAGAACGTCTCTACTTATTATAGTTCTATTTGGTGCTTGCATGGTGATAGGTGATGGTGTTCTCACACCTGCAATTTCTG TCTTGTCATCTGTTTCAGGGGTGCAACTTCAAGCAAAGAACTTGCCTGATG GTATGGTGCTTGTTATTGCATGTGTTGTGTTGGTTGGCCTCTTCGCATTGCAGCACCGTGGTACGCAGAAGGTGGCCTTCATGTTTGCACCCGTTGTAATTTTATGGTTGTTCTCTATCGCTGTCATTGGCATCTACAATACTGTTAAATGGAATCCAAAAATATGGCGTGCTCTTTCTCCACATTATATTTACATGTTTTTCAGAGTGGCCGGAAAAGATGGTTGGTATTCTCTTGGTGGAATACTTCTGTGTATGACAG GCACTGAAGCGATGTTTGCAGATCTTGGCCACTTCACAACTTCATCCATAAGG GTTGGATTTTCTTGTGTTATTTACCCTTGCCTATTACTTCAATATATGGGGCAGGCAGCTTTTATTTCGAAGAATTTCTCTGCCATACCTATCAGCTTCTATGCATCTATTCCAA GACCTTTATTTTGGCCAGTTTTTGTGTTGGCAACTCTGGCTGCAATTGTTGCTAGTCAGTCTGTTATCTCCGCTACATTCTCAATCATCAAACAATGCCAAGCATTGGGTTGTTTCCCACGAGTCAAGATTGTGCATACATCACGACAGATATATGGTCGGATCTACATCCCGGAGATAAACTGGATCCTTATGGTTCTTACTTTGGCGGTAACAATTGGTTTCCAGGACACAAACCTTATAGGAAATGCTTATG gTATTGCATGCTCGACCGTCATGTTTGTGACCACATGCTTGATGGTACTAGTTATCATCTTCGTGTGGCAGAAGAATTTCTTATTTGCCTtaggattcttccttttctttgggttCATTGAGCTCACTTATGTTGTATTTGCTTATGTGAAAGTCTCTGAAGGGGGATGGGTTCCTTTGGTGCTATCCACAATCTTCTTGGTTGTGATGTATGTGTGGCACTATGGTACTAGGCGAAAGTACCTCTTTGACCTGCAAAACAAGGTTTCGATGAAATGGATCCTTGCATTGGGTCCTAGCCTAGGGATTGTCAGGGTGCCAGGGATTGGTCTCATCTACACTGAGTTGGTAACAGGTGTTCCATccattttctcccattttgtgACCAACCTGCCAGCTTTTCACCAGGTGATTGTCTTTGTATGTGTGAAATCTGTCCCTGTGCCATACGTCAGTGCTGATGAAAGGTACCTCATCGGCCGGATTGGCCCAAAATCTTATCGGATGTACCGTTGCATCGTCCGATATGGCTACAAAGATGTCTGGAAGGATGAAGATGACTTTGAAAACAACCTCATGATGAGTATAGCAGAATTCATCCAATTGGAAGCGGAAGGTTCTGACATCTCTGAAGGCTCTGGTGATGGAAGGATGGCAGTAGTTCGGGCTTCTGAAAAGTTTGGGACAAGGCTAGTGATGttggattgtaatgaaaatagtaTAAACAATGAGGATACCATTTCCACTGCTAGGAGCAGCAAGTCAGCCACATTGCAGAACTTGCAGTCCTTGTATGAGCAAGAGTCTCCCCAGCCGAGTCAGAGGCGGTGTGTCCAGTTTGACATACCTCAGGGAGAGTATATAGACCCACAAGTGAAGGAAGAGCTTCTGGAGCTCGTTGAAGCTAGAAATGTAGGGATAGCATACATAATGGGTCATTCCTATATAAAGGCCAGGAGAAGTTCTTCATTTTTAAAGAAGCTTGCGATCGATGTGTTATACTCTTTTCTTCGGAAGAACTGTCGTCGCCCTGCAGTGGCCCTGAATATTCCTCACATAAGTCTAATTGAGGTGGGCATGATCTACCATGTGTAG
- the LOC122664652 gene encoding potassium transporter 7-like isoform X1 — MQAEWKTRSKQALLLTYQSFGVVYGDLSTSPLYVYKSTFSGRMFKHQTEDAIFGAFSLIFWTLTLIPLLKYIVLVLSADDNGEGGTFALYTLLCRHSKFSLLPNQQTADEELSAYYYKGHLNRNVAPSSFRRFLEKHKKSRTSLLIIVLFGACMVIGDGVLTPAISVLSSVSGVQLQAKNLPDGMVLVIACVVLVGLFALQHRGTQKVAFMFAPVVILWLFSIAVIGIYNTVKWNPKIWRALSPHYIYMFFRVAGKDGWYSLGGILLCMTGTEAMFADLGHFTTSSIRVGFSCVIYPCLLLQYMGQAAFISKNFSAIPISFYASIPRPLFWPVFVLATLAAIVASQSVISATFSIIKQCQALGCFPRVKIVHTSRQIYGRIYIPEINWILMVLTLAVTIGFQDTNLIGNAYGIACSTVMFVTTCLMVLVIIFVWQKNFLFALGFFLFFGFIELTYVVFAYVKVSEGGWVPLVLSTIFLVVMYVWHYGTRRKYLFDLQNKVSMKWILALGPSLGIVRVPGIGLIYTELVTGVPSIFSHFVTNLPAFHQVIVFVCVKSVPVPYVSADERYLIGRIGPKSYRMYRCIVRYGYKDVWKDEDDFENNLMMSIAEFIQLEAEGSDISEGSGDGRMAVVRASEKFGTRLVMLDCNENSINNEDTISTARSSKSATLQNLQSLYEQESPQPSQRRCVQFDIPQGEYIDPQVKEELLELVEARNVGIAYIMGHSYIKARRSSSFLKKLAIDVLYSFLRKNCRRPAVALNIPHISLIEVGMIYHV; from the exons ATG CAGGCTGAGTGGAAGACCCGATCAAAGCAAGCTCTTCTATTAACATATCAGAGTTTTGGTGTAGTATATGGTGATCTAAGCACTTCTCCACTTTATGTTTATAAAAGTACATTTTCTGGGAGAATGTTCAAACATCAGACTGAAGATGCAATATTTGGGGCGTTTTCCTTAATATTTTGGACTTTAACACTGATTCCATTGTTAAAATACATTGTCCTCGTGTTGAGTGCAGATGATAATGGTGAAG GTGGAACATTTGCTCTATACACACTTCTGTGTAGACATTCAAAGTTCAGTTTGCTTCCTAATCAGCAAACAGCTGATGAGGAGCTCTCCGCATATTATTATAAGGGTCACTTGAATAGGAATGTGGCTCCATCTTCATTTAGAAGATTTCTTGAGAAGCATAAAAAGTCGAGAACGTCTCTACTTATTATAGTTCTATTTGGTGCTTGCATGGTGATAGGTGATGGTGTTCTCACACCTGCAATTTCTG TCTTGTCATCTGTTTCAGGGGTGCAACTTCAAGCAAAGAACTTGCCTGATG GTATGGTGCTTGTTATTGCATGTGTTGTGTTGGTTGGCCTCTTCGCATTGCAGCACCGTGGTACGCAGAAGGTGGCCTTCATGTTTGCACCCGTTGTAATTTTATGGTTGTTCTCTATCGCTGTCATTGGCATCTACAATACTGTTAAATGGAATCCAAAAATATGGCGTGCTCTTTCTCCACATTATATTTACATGTTTTTCAGAGTGGCCGGAAAAGATGGTTGGTATTCTCTTGGTGGAATACTTCTGTGTATGACAG GCACTGAAGCGATGTTTGCAGATCTTGGCCACTTCACAACTTCATCCATAAGG GTTGGATTTTCTTGTGTTATTTACCCTTGCCTATTACTTCAATATATGGGGCAGGCAGCTTTTATTTCGAAGAATTTCTCTGCCATACCTATCAGCTTCTATGCATCTATTCCAA GACCTTTATTTTGGCCAGTTTTTGTGTTGGCAACTCTGGCTGCAATTGTTGCTAGTCAGTCTGTTATCTCCGCTACATTCTCAATCATCAAACAATGCCAAGCATTGGGTTGTTTCCCACGAGTCAAGATTGTGCATACATCACGACAGATATATGGTCGGATCTACATCCCGGAGATAAACTGGATCCTTATGGTTCTTACTTTGGCGGTAACAATTGGTTTCCAGGACACAAACCTTATAGGAAATGCTTATG gTATTGCATGCTCGACCGTCATGTTTGTGACCACATGCTTGATGGTACTAGTTATCATCTTCGTGTGGCAGAAGAATTTCTTATTTGCCTtaggattcttccttttctttgggttCATTGAGCTCACTTATGTTGTATTTGCTTATGTGAAAGTCTCTGAAGGGGGATGGGTTCCTTTGGTGCTATCCACAATCTTCTTGGTTGTGATGTATGTGTGGCACTATGGTACTAGGCGAAAGTACCTCTTTGACCTGCAAAACAAGGTTTCGATGAAATGGATCCTTGCATTGGGTCCTAGCCTAGGGATTGTCAGGGTGCCAGGGATTGGTCTCATCTACACTGAGTTGGTAACAGGTGTTCCATccattttctcccattttgtgACCAACCTGCCAGCTTTTCACCAGGTGATTGTCTTTGTATGTGTGAAATCTGTCCCTGTGCCATACGTCAGTGCTGATGAAAGGTACCTCATCGGCCGGATTGGCCCAAAATCTTATCGGATGTACCGTTGCATCGTCCGATATGGCTACAAAGATGTCTGGAAGGATGAAGATGACTTTGAAAACAACCTCATGATGAGTATAGCAGAATTCATCCAATTGGAAGCGGAAGGTTCTGACATCTCTGAAGGCTCTGGTGATGGAAGGATGGCAGTAGTTCGGGCTTCTGAAAAGTTTGGGACAAGGCTAGTGATGttggattgtaatgaaaatagtaTAAACAATGAGGATACCATTTCCACTGCTAGGAGCAGCAAGTCAGCCACATTGCAGAACTTGCAGTCCTTGTATGAGCAAGAGTCTCCCCAGCCGAGTCAGAGGCGGTGTGTCCAGTTTGACATACCTCAGGGAGAGTATATAGACCCACAAGTGAAGGAAGAGCTTCTGGAGCTCGTTGAAGCTAGAAATGTAGGGATAGCATACATAATGGGTCATTCCTATATAAAGGCCAGGAGAAGTTCTTCATTTTTAAAGAAGCTTGCGATCGATGTGTTATACTCTTTTCTTCGGAAGAACTGTCGTCGCCCTGCAGTGGCCCTGAATATTCCTCACATAAGTCTAATTGAGGTGGGCATGATCTACCATGTGTAG